CCAGGGTTCTGACCCAAATTCAGGCAAACCTTTTTTCGTTATTCTTCATTTTCTTACATGAATTTCTCTTGACAGGTTCCGTGGTTTCTTTTGGAAAGCAGCCAGAATAGGTATGCTTCTGTCTGTGCGTCCAGCTCAAATTCTATGCTAGCTTGCATTCTTCAGAAACCTGCTGCATATTTCCTAGTTCCTTTGGTTTGCTCAATCTGGAGCACTGGTTCGTCAGTGTATATGCACCTAGTTTCATCTGCCAAACTGTATTGTAGACATTAGCTGAGGAATCAAGGTGCTAATAACTTAAGTTCAGTTCTAGACTTGCTTACTTCTCGTGCTTTGTAGCAGTTTTCTTTATTGGTGAAGACGTAATGTTTTCTTTATACAAGAATGTTGTTAAGATTGTTGTGTTGTACTTATCTTattaagaaaataagaaaaatagaaCAAGGTGCAATCTCTAGTATTGGTGTGGATATCTTACTGCATATTATATCAATGAATGTTTATAGATTTTGTAGCTTTCTTTTATCTTGGTAGGTTTTATTAATATTAGAAAATACCTACATGGTGAAATAGCTGAACTTGATTTGTTATGGAAAAACAGACTTCGACAATATTAAGAAGGGTAAACTTAATAGCCGTCTGATTGTCACTGTAAGTTTCTATATATTAGGGGAAACTCGTGAGGTAAAGCTGCGTCCTAGCTGTCATGTGGAAATTACAAAGCCAGCATTAGTTTCTGCTTTCTGATATTTTTTTCTATTTGAGTATCTAGTCATAGTTTATTCGATTGTCTGTATACCAGCAGTTCTTTTTTCTTGTCTTTCGAATTTCCAATACCTCGTCCATGCTTTCATTTGATTCATAGTGATTTTGTGTAACAACTGCTGATTAGTACTTACTATTTACATAGAGATGGTTTGTCGAACTTATGCAATGAAAAACATTACTTGCATTTTTTTCTTCTAAATAACACGGTATTTGTTAATAATGCATCCTTTTTCATTTCAAGCCTTCGAAATTCAATCTTTCTTGTGCTGCTTCGTCAGGTGAGCGGTTGAGCCCTTGGGTGGCATTTGGGTGCTTCGCGATGGGGGTATCCACCATCTTCTTCTGAAGGCCCGGGCAATCATGTCCATGATTTGAATCTAGGTTGCCAGAGTTAAATATAGGAAGGATCATGTCACACTGTATTTCTGTTCATGCCTCCAGAGAAGCCTTCTGCTTCTGTTACTGTTGTGGCGAAAGCGGCTTCTTGATACCGAGCATGCAGGTTTGATGAATGCACTCAGGTCGGTGCACTTGCCGATCAGACAGAGATGATACTGTGTTTGCAAATGCTAGGTGCAAGAAGTTAACAATGAAATGATGGAGGATTATGTATGTTGTGTAGAATGTTGTTTGGGTCCTGCAAAACCAACTGTGGATTTCTCGTTATATACCTATTTCGTCTCTCAGTTCCAGTACTTTGATGACGCCAAAAAGAGCATCTCTATTTTATCTACATTCTTGTGAACTCGAATGGAGTGAAATAAAATTTCCCAGTGAACCTCTGACACAGTTCAGTTCGGAGTGCGTAGCACTTATGTACGGAATGCGATCTTCAATTGAGTCCGAACTTGGAACTTGGAACTTGGACCATCTACGACTGGACGCCTCAAATTCCTCTTATATGTCCGGCACGGGCGGACGACTTGAAATTCCTCTGATATGTCCTTGTCACGTCGGATCTGACAGACTGGACCCACACCAAATTGACTTCACTGAAATCGATCGTCCTCTCACCTCTGTCCTCCAGTTCTCGTGTTTGAGCCGTCACCGTCATCAACCCTTGCCGCCCGTCCGCCTCGCTACCCGCATCCGAGCCATTGTAGATGTTGTCACCGAGTACCCTGTCCCCCACCACCGGCATGAATGATGCCCTGGCGTCGTCCGTGAGAGCCAGTTGCAAGGCGGAGAATGTTGCCCGAAGGGAGCGGCGAAGGAACCAGGGTGAGCGAGAAGCTATAGACAAGGAGGAGGTCAACGTCGACATGGACGCTTCCGCTCCGGTCGCGATGGATGTTGTGCCCGTCCCGCCGCCTAGAAGGAAGGTGCTAGTTACCCCGAACGCGACCTAGTTCATTCGCCGGACGATTAGCTGGGGATTCCGAATGGCTGGAAGCAATAGGAAGTGTCGAAGATGGTGTATGACTCGCCACAACTCCAATGGGTGAGGACGGCTCCGAGAACCGTTGGCTCCGGGTCTGCCTAGGTCTGCTCGGCGAAATGGCTGAGCAGGACATGGTACAATCTTTTGCCCTTCCTTTTGTTGATTTGTCTGTTTGTTCCATATGCCACCAAATCAATTTATGGATACATATGACATTAGGAATGCATATGCCaaggatccttttgttgcatacatCATAAGTGATCATGATCATGTTAGGAGGTTATCACGACAGCCATGATCAATGACGGTTAAGATCCTATGCTTATGACTTGGGGGATATCAACTCTCGTACATATGATGTAGGGCAAACATCGGCCACTCGTAACAAAAAAAGAAGATACCCAAGGTAATAGGTCCGACATTCTCAATCAAGGAGGATGTCCTCATCGTATGATGTTGGCTACAAACATTGACCCTATAATGGAACCGAACAAAAGGGCAACAAGTATTTGCAAAGGATCCACACTCATTACCATGCATACAAGGGATATCCCGACAACTTTGCCGACGATTGTCTCGACCCGGTGAGGTACTCCGGCCAAAATCGACATCAGTGCCTGCTAGGTGTTCGTCAGAATTCCACTAAGTTTTTTCCTCTTTTGTTATTTGTTGTGAGCTAAGGCTTGTTCATGATGGAATATGTCCAATGTGTAGATGAGTTGGTGTGATTCCTCCTCTGAAGAGAAATAtgagtttgatgaagatgatgacatTGCCATGATCATGTTGATCGACATGGAGAAGAACAAGCGGCCGAAACATGGTGGTTCCGTTATCGATCGTGAGGTGATTCGTAGGAGCCAGCTACACAGACACAATAAGCTCATACTTGATTACTTCTCTGCAAATCTAGTGTATCTAGAGCGATACTTCTGATGTAGGTTCAGAATGGCTCTAGATTTGTCTCTCCACATTGCCAACTCTGTCAAAGAACATGATCAATTCTTCGTGCAGAGGAGAAATTGTACCAGAGATCTTGGACACATCAGTATCTTTATGGTGACTATGGCACTGCATGATGCCATATGGTATTCTTGCAGATTTGATTGATGATCATCTGGAAATCGGAGAGAGCACTTCCATCAAGTGTGTGAAGCAATTTGTGAAGGCGGTGGTTGAAGTCTTTGGACCACAGTATTTGAGAGCACCCAATGCTCAAGACACTCAAAGGCTTTTGTAGATGAACAAAGCATAAGGCTTTTCAGGGATGATCAACTCAGTTGATTGCATGCACTAGAGGTGGACGGATTGCTCtctggcatggcatggatggttcATCGACCATGTGAAGGATCCCAACATCATTCTTGAAGCCATTGCAGATCATGAGACATGGTTTTGGCATGCCTATTTTGGAATGCCTGGAGCTTGCAATGACATCAGTGTGCTCCACCGATCACCACTCTTTGCACGGTTAGCCAATGGAGAATGACCACATGTGGAGTTTTAAGCAAATGGCTGCACATACAACATGAGGTACTATCTAGCGGATGAGATGTACCCAAAGGGGGAAACCTTtgtgaagtcaaccccccccccccccccccccaaggaataAACAACTTGGTTTCCATAATGCTCAACGAGCTGCTGGGAAGGATGTGGAGAGAGcgtttgggattttgcaagcccagtTTATTATTGTGCGAGGACCGGCTCGGTTTTGGGACCAAGAAATCCTTTGGTAAATCATGACTGCGTCCGTGATCTTGCACAATATGATCAACGAACATGAACGTAGCCAAAATTTGGATTGCTCCTAGTATGAATTCATGCGATGGATGGTGCATCATCGTAGGAGAGAAAAACACATCCCACACGTTCTTCAAGTCCACCAAGTAATTCGAGATACGGATATTAAAATTTTCAATAAGTCAAAGAGTGGTGGACATGGCATGGGCAACAAGACCACTTGTTCTATTCGTATGTTTCACGTTATGTTCGATGCACTTTGTGTTTTGCTTGATGAACACTTGTGTTGCATTTGGAGTGGCGGATTGATGAACTATGTAATAATTAAGTAATATTTGGACTTTATTTGTTTCAGATTTATTTGACATGAGTATGATATTATTTGGAACATTACATATCTACAAATATGTGTGATAGAAGTAGAAGCTGAAATCTAGATATCCAGTTTTTAGGTCCGctacaaaaacagaaaaaagaaaggcTACCTAAATCTTCTCTCTCCACTCCTAAAACTGGATTTAGGTGGCCATTCTTTTTGtgtgccgttggagatgctctaacatctcCAAATGTAAAATTCCATCGACGTCGTCCACACATGGTAATGCACTGGTGCAGTGCAGCTGCCGATCAAGTTAAACTCTACAGCGCCTGCTCCCATTTCCTTGTCAGCTAGGACGCAGCCGGCTGAACTCTCCTTCGTTGGTGCCAGAGCTGGAATTGAACTTGCTGTCCACCGGCGTGGTCATCCGAGACCGCCGCTTGGTGGCGACAAGGTGGGGGTTCTCCTCTTCATCCATGGCCAAGAGCTCATACACGTCACCGCTGCGGAAGACCGGGTGCTCGTATGCGCCCTTGAGGTACTCTCTCAGGTTCAGCATCGGGTCGTTTGCCCGTTGCAGCGTGTCCTTCACCATGGCCTCCTGCAAACATCAAATGCTGCTCTCGCTTAACATTGGAGACGATGTGAATATCATCTGCAGTTATGTATGGAGAAGAGATCAAGAGAATGCGTTTTGATCCTGCCTGCAAGGGGCATTTTATGTATGCCGGCTCGAACCGGCCCTTGCAGACGTAGTGGAACCATATGGTCAGgacaggaagaggaagaagagcgaCAGTGGACTGCTCTGCTTCCTGTGTGCTCAGCAGTCCTATCAGCAGGATCTGCGATATGACTAACGCGGTGACGATTCGTCCATGTACGCCTGGCCAGAATTGCGCGCCGCTCTCGTATTGCTGGTTATAGACATTGATGATCTTGCAACAAAAGAAACATACCAAGGATTAGTATTTTTTGCATTATACTGTGATGAAACAGAAATTTATGATATATGCCAATGTGGATGTCCACAAGAAAATTTTAAAGCTAAAAGAACACAAAGATAGACCGCTTGAACCAGAGGACAGATGTGTACCTGGTGTCTGAAAACAAGATAGGCCAGGCCGAAGAAGACTATGATGAAAGGAAGAATGATGGGTGTCACAACAGCATATACAAGCCCTAGGAGGAAGTAGAGCTGTATTCGCGGTTCGGTGCTGCCAAACTCCAAGCTCCCAGGGTCCATGGCCTGCTCGCGATCTTGCTCAGTTCTGACCAGGAATGTGTTCTTTATGTGGAACATGATCAACGGTTTCAACCTAAGAACCTCAGCGGCAATGCCTGCCCATCCATCCACCATAATGTAGGTGATGAAAAAAGTCGCTTTCATGGGAATGGATTCTCCAATGGTCTCTGGAATTCTTTTTCAAAACAAAAGTAAAAGATTTTTTTATGTGGTGGAATAAATATAATTGAACCCTTGTTATTATATCTAAGTGCAAAATGTGGCTTACTTGTTAGTGGATTGATGGATAAAACTGTTGAGCTGCTGGAACGCTGTTCCAGCTACTACACTTCCCAAGAATACGTTGACGAAAATAAACAGGAAGTATTTTGATGCTGTCCTCCTCTCCAATCCAGAGAGTGATACGTGGCCTTCAATCTTGCTCATGGCCATGAGAATTGTTGGCAGAAATATAAGGAAGATTTTCAATGCGATTCCTGGCAAGAAACCTTGTATGACTGACCTTGGACCATTTCTGCAGGAAATTGCATTGACCATGAAAATTACATCCAGCAATGCAGTACCTTATAAACAAATCAGTATAATGTGGCTGACTTTTTATGAAATTCAAGGTCTATTAAATTCAACACATTTTTTTTCTGCTCTTTGATTATTCAGCAAGGAGAATCGTTAATCAAAATATGGGGAAAAGTGATCTCACAAATGCCTTTCCCTTTTTGTTTTTCACAATTGAACCTTGAAACAAGGAGCGGTTACACTCACCTCTCTATTATAGGTTTCAAGAAAGGAAGCACCCGCTCAATATCGTCTAGATTGGCCACGGATTGGACGAGCGCAATTGGGACCATGAAGAAAAATGTCAGGAAAAATAGCGCAACAGCCATGATAAGCCTCCTGACGGAGAGCTCGACGAAAGGGATCGCGAGGTTAGGCCAGTAAACATCACGAGGTTCCGGAGCCCACTCGGTCAACCACACCGTTGGGTTACTGGTCTGCTGTGTTTGTGCACAGACAGCAGCGCCCCACTGACTATTGAAAGACACAAATGCTGCTGGCATTATAGCCTTAGGATCACTAATCACCTTCTGCCTCTCCTCATCCTCCTGCAATTAACAGGTTACATATTGTTAATACTGCTGCTCAGCGTTTAGGAGGAACTATGCAGTACAATGAGAGAAGACATTGGTGCTGCTTGATGACACTATCAAGACGATGACTGGCACCTGTTTACATAGCTCCTCGATTGTTGTCTTGTAGTGTTGTAATGCATCCACCTTTTCCCCCCAAAGACCCCACAGTCCTGTCTACAAGACAAGTACGTAATTGAGTCATACCACTTGCAGATTAGAGCATATACTGAAATAGCTTTGTGAGGAATCGATCTTAggtgcatgatttgcaaaggaggAAGAAGATTACCTTAATAATCAGCTCCTTTTCAGggttcttagcgtgctggttttcGTAGTAGACCAGCCAGTTTTGCAAGCCTTTCTTCTTCTCAACCAAACTGGCAAGGGTGTTTGCGTTGTATACAACCTATTGATCAGTTACATACTCCGAATGAGAAACAGATTTGTACCATTAATAGAGAAAAGAAAGATAAAGGCATATGGGCTTCGGTTGGAAAGTA
This region of Triticum aestivum cultivar Chinese Spring chromosome 2D, IWGSC CS RefSeq v2.1, whole genome shotgun sequence genomic DNA includes:
- the LOC123052940 gene encoding CSC1-like protein At4g02900 is translated as MGSLNDIGVAAGINILSAVGFLLVFAVVRIQPINDRVYFPKWYLKGTRSSPRHIGNVLSKFVNADVSTYLRFLNWMPAALKMPEPELIEHAGLDSAVYVRIYLLGLKIFVPITVLAFSVLVPVNWTSATLGDDEEGLSYDQIDKLSISNLGQGSKRFWVHIGMAYVFTFWTFYVLYHEYKVITTMRLHFLANQNRRPDQFTVLVRNIPADPDETVGEHVEHFFAVNHREHYLSHQVVYNANTLASLVEKKKGLQNWLVYYENQHAKNPEKELIIKTGLWGLWGEKVDALQHYKTTIEELCKQEDEERQKVISDPKAIMPAAFVSFNSQWGAAVCAQTQQTSNPTVWLTEWAPEPRDVYWPNLAIPFVELSVRRLIMAVALFFLTFFFMVPIALVQSVANLDDIERVLPFLKPIIERNGPRSVIQGFLPGIALKIFLIFLPTILMAMSKIEGHVSLSGLERRTASKYFLFIFVNVFLGSVVAGTAFQQLNSFIHQSTNKIPETIGESIPMKATFFITYIMVDGWAGIAAEVLRLKPLIMFHIKNTFLVRTEQDREQAMDPGSLEFGSTEPRIQLYFLLGLVYAVVTPIILPFIIVFFGLAYLVFRHQIINVYNQQYESGAQFWPGVHGRIVTALVISQILLIGLLSTQEAEQSTVALLPLPVLTIWFHYVCKGRFEPAYIKCPLQEAMVKDTLQRANDPMLNLREYLKGAYEHPVFRSGDVYELLAMDEEENPHLVATKRRSRMTTPVDSKFNSSSGTNEGEFSRLRPS